Below is a window of Brachyspira hampsonii DNA.
TTTATCTTGGGCTGAAGGAGAGATGGAATATGTATGGAGAGGCTGCAATTCAAAAATAGGATATACTACTGCTTTTTTATACAATATCAAACATTCTAATATACTTTATGATAAAGGCGGAAAATTTAAGAAGTTTCAAGATGAATTAAATGGAGAATATCCTAATAAATTAAAAAACAACATAATAGAAAAAAATTTTAATGTTATGTACGGAAAGAAAATAGCATCTTTTTATGAGCAATTAGAAAAAGCAGTAAAAAGAAATGATATTGTTAGTATTAATCATAGGATTACGGCTATATTATCATCATATTTTGATATTTTATTTGCATTAAATGAAGAACTTCATGTGGGAGAAAAGAAGCTTTTAGATTATGTATTCAAGCTATGCAGTAAAATTCCAAATAATTTTGATAAAGATATAAAAAATA
It encodes the following:
- a CDS encoding DUF4037 domain-containing protein; this encodes MHINDILNDYIKTITENNNNIDSIVLSGSRSSLINDDMSDYDIYVYSKGLLKNKDDVESRIKFAEKYASYYEIGNDYFEYGDEMILKDSGICLDFMYRDLSWAEGEMEYVWRGCNSKIGYTTAFLYNIKHSNILYDKGGKFKKFQDELNGEYPNKLKNNIIEKNFNVMYGKKIASFYEQLEKAVKRNDIVSINHRITAILSSYFDILFALNEELHVGEKKLLDYVFKLCSKIPNNFDKDIKNILLCDKENDKNILKKVKILIENIEKIF